From the genome of Deinococcus sp. JMULE3, one region includes:
- a CDS encoding DUF1641 domain-containing protein — MAKPLEFTPRTPTPQEQLHAEVGDSTEALLAGLHLLRQLHEHGVLDVAQKTVRGGEGLTASLLHILGGQSSTTLIRNVTELGKTLSELDPGEVSVLGHAVTVGVHEGARHVAAGKGIGLGELLGLLKDRDVQVALGAIFALLKGAGRALREASEEVPQTANQAEVGR, encoded by the coding sequence ATGGCGAAACCACTCGAATTCACGCCGCGCACGCCCACCCCGCAGGAACAGCTGCACGCCGAGGTGGGGGACTCCACCGAGGCGCTGCTGGCGGGCCTGCACCTGCTGCGGCAGCTGCACGAGCACGGCGTGCTGGACGTCGCGCAGAAGACCGTCCGGGGCGGTGAGGGCCTCACGGCGTCGCTGCTGCACATCCTGGGTGGGCAGAGCAGCACCACCCTGATCCGCAACGTGACGGAACTCGGCAAGACCCTGTCGGAACTCGATCCGGGCGAGGTCAGCGTGCTGGGCCACGCGGTCACGGTGGGCGTGCACGAGGGCGCGCGGCACGTCGCGGCCGGGAAGGGCATCGGCCTGGGTGAACTGCTGGGGCTGCTGAAGGACCGGGACGTGCAGGTGGCGCTCGGCGCGATCTTCGCGCTGCTCAAGGGCGCGGGGCGGGCGCTGCGCGAGGCCAGTGAGGAAGTGCCGCAGACCGCGAATCAGGCCGAGGTGGGCCGCTGA
- a CDS encoding aminotransferase class III-fold pyridoxal phosphate-dependent enzyme, whose amino-acid sequence FLRGVGELCRRHGIPVIADEIQTGLGRTGHWFESAAQGLDADIITLAKPLGGGMTAVGATIVRAPIYKKMLGGLSSKRHSNTFGGGALAMAVGLKSLEYLIENDLPARSATLGAEGFARLQAVQKRFPNLLEAVRGQGMLFALQFRPMVGVPLPGALKELVFEATAILALRELHQGGVMANLSLSSKRTVRLTPALDMPHDVFTTMFDRVEAFAQTHPSARHLLTSTPPQVTARLAAFAASKPKKRTPSDG is encoded by the coding sequence GGTTCCTGCGCGGCGTCGGCGAACTGTGCCGCAGGCACGGCATTCCCGTCATCGCCGACGAGATCCAGACGGGCCTGGGCCGCACCGGGCACTGGTTCGAATCCGCCGCGCAGGGTCTGGATGCCGACATCATCACCCTGGCCAAGCCGCTGGGCGGCGGCATGACGGCCGTGGGCGCAACCATCGTCCGCGCGCCCATCTACAAGAAGATGCTGGGGGGCCTGAGCAGCAAACGCCACAGCAACACCTTCGGCGGCGGCGCGCTCGCCATGGCGGTCGGCCTGAAAAGCCTGGAGTACCTGATCGAGAACGACCTCCCGGCCCGCAGCGCCACGCTGGGCGCCGAGGGCTTCGCGCGGCTCCAGGCGGTCCAGAAGCGCTTCCCGAACCTGCTGGAAGCCGTGCGCGGCCAGGGGATGCTGTTTGCGCTGCAGTTCCGGCCCATGGTGGGCGTGCCGCTGCCCGGCGCGCTAAAGGAACTGGTGTTCGAGGCGACCGCCATCCTCGCGCTGCGCGAACTGCACCAGGGGGGCGTCATGGCGAACCTGTCCCTGAGCAGCAAGCGCACCGTGCGCCTGACGCCCGCGCTGGACATGCCGCACGACGTGTTCACCACGATGTTCGACCGGGTGGAGGCCTTCGCGCAGACGCACCCCAGTGCCCGCCACCTGCTGACCAGCACGCCCCCGCAGGTCACCGCGCGCCTCGCGGCGTTCGCGGCCAGCAAACCCAAGAAACGCACCCCCAGCGACGGCTGA
- a CDS encoding OFA family MFS transporter: protein MGILDRPQSVAGPGWSRWLVPPAALAVHLSIGQIYGYSVFNKPLTRLLSGDVSAETGAPGDWTLFQVGLIFSVALFFLGASSALFGKWVEREGPRKTMVASALLFCGGFFVAALGVKLHSLPLVIFGNGVLGGIGLGLGYISPVSTLIKWFPDRPGLATGMAIMGFGGGALIGSPLGTALMARFAGDGTLGVGSTFLIMGAVYLLMMLFGAFLIRVPADGWTPTGWTPKPQAAGGMISTHNVLVDQAFRTPQFWLLFAVLFLNVTAGIGVLGQASVMIQEMFSDRVLGAGNGVTAAAAAGFVGLLSIFNMAGRFIWSSTSDRIGRKPTYMIFFALGAVLYFLIPMFGNMASLILFVAGFCVIMSMYGGGFATIPAYLRDMFGTANVGAIHGRLLLAWSAAAIVGPSLVNGFRDRQIASGVPAAQAYSTTMFIMAALLVVGFIANLLVRPVAQRYWADTRSATPQPGHG from the coding sequence ATGGGCATTCTGGATCGTCCGCAGTCCGTCGCCGGGCCCGGCTGGAGCCGCTGGCTGGTGCCGCCCGCCGCGCTGGCCGTGCACCTGAGCATCGGCCAGATCTACGGCTATTCCGTGTTCAACAAGCCCCTCACCCGGCTGCTCAGCGGCGACGTCAGTGCCGAGACCGGCGCGCCCGGCGACTGGACGCTCTTTCAGGTGGGGCTGATCTTCAGCGTCGCGCTGTTCTTCCTGGGCGCCAGCAGCGCCCTGTTCGGCAAGTGGGTGGAACGCGAAGGGCCCCGCAAGACCATGGTCGCCAGCGCCCTGCTGTTCTGCGGCGGGTTCTTCGTGGCGGCGCTGGGCGTGAAACTGCACTCGCTGCCGCTGGTGATCTTCGGGAACGGCGTGCTGGGCGGCATCGGCCTGGGCCTGGGGTACATCAGTCCGGTCAGCACCCTGATCAAGTGGTTCCCGGACCGCCCGGGCCTCGCCACCGGCATGGCCATCATGGGCTTCGGCGGCGGCGCCCTGATCGGCAGCCCGTTGGGCACCGCCCTGATGGCCCGTTTCGCCGGGGACGGCACGCTGGGCGTCGGCAGCACCTTCCTGATCATGGGCGCCGTGTACCTGCTGATGATGCTGTTCGGCGCGTTCCTGATCCGCGTGCCCGCCGACGGCTGGACGCCCACCGGGTGGACCCCGAAACCACAGGCGGCGGGCGGGATGATCAGCACGCACAACGTCCTGGTGGATCAGGCGTTCCGCACGCCGCAGTTCTGGCTGCTGTTCGCCGTGCTGTTCCTGAACGTCACCGCCGGGATCGGCGTGCTCGGGCAGGCCAGCGTCATGATCCAGGAGATGTTCAGCGACCGCGTGCTGGGAGCCGGAAACGGCGTCACCGCTGCCGCCGCCGCCGGGTTCGTGGGCCTGCTGAGCATCTTCAACATGGCCGGGCGGTTCATCTGGTCCTCGACCAGCGACCGTATCGGGCGCAAGCCCACGTACATGATCTTCTTCGCGCTGGGCGCCGTGCTGTACTTCCTGATCCCGATGTTCGGGAACATGGCGAGCCTGATCCTGTTCGTCGCGGGCTTCTGCGTGATCATGAGCATGTACGGCGGCGGATTCGCCACCATCCCCGCGTACCTGCGCGACATGTTCGGCACCGCGAACGTCGGCGCGATCCACGGCCGCCTCCTGCTTGCCTGGAGTGCCGCCGCGATCGTCGGCCCCAGCCTCGTGAACGGCTTCCGCGACCGGCAGATCGCGTCCGGCGTGCCCGCCGCGCAGGCTTACAGCACCACCATGTTCATCATGGCCGCGCTGCTCGTCGTGGGTTTCATCGCGAACCTCCTCGTGCGGCCCGTCGCCCAGCGGTACTGGGCCGACACCCGCAGCGCCACGCCCCAACCCGGCCACGGCTGA
- the fdhF gene encoding formate dehydrogenase subunit alpha: MGQNDFSSDVIRSTVGPTRAGRGAQVQVTVDGVARDAWLGEPLVDVINRAQVPLAQVCYHEQLGPIQTCDTCAVEIDGVVGRACGTPVRAGMVVRTQTNAARAAQRDAYDRLVANHDLYCTVCDNNNGNCTVHNTLGVLGIDHQTRPFQPKGYEKDMSNPFYRYDPDQCILCGRCVEACQNVQVNETLTIGWEMEQPRVLWDGGKPIGESSCVSCGHCVTVCPCNALQEKSMLGEAGLFTGIPLPVWNAAIDVVKGVEASAGLKPIMNVSEIESAARDRYIKKTKTVCTYCGVGCSFDVWTDERHILKVEPAHGHANGISTCVKGKFGWDYVNSTDRLTSPLIRDGDRFREATWDEALDLVSRRFTEIRDANGPDALAFVASSKASNEEAFLVQKFARQVIGTNNVDNCSRYCQSPASKGLSLTVGIGGDSGTIKDIENASLVITVGSNTAESHPVLATRVKRSQKLGRTRVIVFDIREHELARRADEFHRPNPGTDFVWLAAVSKFILDHGLEDKDFLRERVNGLDEFRASIEEYTLERAERETGLSAATLEALARRIASEDRVCILWAMGVTQQCGGTDTSAAISNLLLITGNYGRLGTGAYPLRGHNNVQGASDMGAQPDAVSGYQKVDDPFAVQRHEREWGVTLRPERGLDNTQMIDAALDGKLKAMWLTGEEMSLTDANANHLQEGFEALEFLVVQDLYFTNTARFADVILPAAASLEKEGTFTNTERRIQRLYEVMPPLKGTKPDWQIYTAVAERMGHRWGYTHPAQIMDEIARLTPFFAGVNYDRLEGYDTLCWPVAEDGTDQPLLYTERFNFPDGKARLYAGEYRPRQHTPDDTFDLHLNSGRMLEHFHEGNMTFRVAGITEKTPDAFVEISPELAAERNVQSGQWARLVSEYGAVRLQVLVTGRVSGNQVFVPMNARKAEDAVNRLTGSGGDATTNTPAYKDTRVRLELLHDVGPNPLPASNPRWGHPTPQDGVEVERKWARPDYVFPGGLLPMHGDSLNARADALGADD; encoded by the coding sequence ATGGGGCAGAACGACTTCAGCAGCGACGTGATCCGGTCCACGGTGGGTCCGACCCGCGCGGGGCGGGGGGCGCAGGTGCAGGTGACGGTGGACGGCGTGGCGCGGGACGCGTGGCTGGGTGAGCCGCTGGTGGACGTCATCAACCGCGCGCAGGTGCCGCTGGCGCAGGTGTGTTACCACGAGCAGTTGGGCCCGATCCAGACGTGCGATACCTGCGCGGTGGAGATCGACGGCGTGGTGGGCCGCGCGTGTGGAACGCCGGTGCGCGCGGGCATGGTGGTGCGCACGCAGACGAACGCGGCGCGTGCGGCGCAGCGGGACGCGTACGACCGGCTGGTGGCGAATCACGACCTGTACTGCACGGTGTGCGACAACAACAACGGGAACTGCACGGTCCACAACACGCTGGGCGTGCTGGGCATCGACCATCAGACCCGACCGTTCCAGCCGAAAGGGTATGAGAAGGACATGAGCAATCCCTTCTACCGCTACGACCCGGATCAGTGCATCCTGTGCGGCCGCTGCGTGGAGGCCTGCCAGAACGTGCAGGTGAACGAGACGCTGACGATCGGCTGGGAGATGGAGCAGCCGCGCGTGCTGTGGGACGGCGGCAAGCCCATCGGTGAGAGCAGCTGCGTCAGCTGCGGGCACTGCGTCACCGTATGCCCCTGCAACGCGCTGCAGGAGAAATCCATGCTGGGCGAGGCGGGGCTGTTCACGGGGATTCCGCTGCCGGTGTGGAACGCCGCCATTGACGTGGTGAAGGGCGTGGAGGCCAGCGCGGGCCTGAAGCCGATCATGAACGTGTCCGAGATCGAATCGGCCGCCCGCGACCGCTACATCAAGAAGACGAAGACGGTCTGCACGTACTGCGGGGTGGGCTGCTCCTTCGACGTCTGGACGGACGAGCGGCACATCCTGAAGGTCGAGCCCGCGCACGGGCACGCGAACGGCATCAGCACCTGCGTGAAGGGCAAGTTCGGCTGGGATTACGTGAACAGCACGGACCGCCTGACCAGCCCCCTGATACGCGACGGGGACCGTTTCCGCGAGGCGACGTGGGACGAGGCGCTGGACCTGGTCTCGCGGCGCTTCACGGAGATCCGCGACGCGAACGGGCCGGACGCGCTGGCGTTCGTGGCGAGCAGCAAGGCCAGCAACGAGGAAGCGTTCCTGGTGCAGAAGTTCGCGCGTCAGGTGATCGGCACGAACAACGTGGACAACTGCTCGCGGTACTGCCAGTCGCCCGCCAGCAAGGGCCTGTCCCTGACGGTGGGGATCGGTGGGGACAGCGGGACCATCAAGGATATCGAGAATGCCAGTCTGGTGATCACGGTGGGCAGCAACACCGCCGAGAGCCACCCGGTCCTCGCGACGCGCGTGAAGCGGTCGCAGAAGCTGGGCCGCACGCGCGTGATCGTGTTCGACATCCGCGAGCATGAACTGGCGCGCCGGGCCGACGAGTTCCACCGCCCGAACCCCGGCACGGACTTCGTGTGGCTGGCGGCGGTCAGCAAGTTCATCCTCGACCACGGCCTGGAGGACAAAGACTTCCTGCGCGAGCGCGTGAATGGCCTGGACGAGTTCCGCGCGTCCATCGAGGAGTACACCCTGGAACGTGCCGAGCGAGAGACCGGCCTGAGCGCCGCGACGCTGGAGGCGCTGGCGCGGCGCATCGCCAGCGAGGATCGGGTGTGCATCCTGTGGGCGATGGGTGTCACGCAGCAGTGCGGCGGGACCGACACGAGCGCCGCGATCAGCAACCTGCTGCTGATCACCGGGAACTACGGGCGGCTCGGGACCGGCGCGTACCCGCTGCGGGGGCACAACAACGTGCAGGGCGCATCGGACATGGGGGCGCAGCCGGACGCGGTCAGCGGCTACCAGAAGGTGGACGACCCGTTCGCCGTGCAACGCCACGAACGCGAGTGGGGCGTCACCCTGCGGCCCGAACGCGGCCTGGACAACACGCAGATGATCGACGCGGCGCTGGACGGCAAGCTGAAGGCCATGTGGCTGACCGGCGAGGAGATGAGCCTCACCGACGCGAACGCCAACCACCTGCAGGAAGGCTTCGAGGCACTGGAGTTCCTGGTGGTGCAGGACCTGTACTTCACGAACACGGCGCGGTTCGCGGACGTGATCCTTCCGGCAGCGGCGTCGCTGGAGAAGGAAGGCACCTTCACGAACACCGAGCGGCGCATCCAGCGGCTGTACGAGGTCATGCCGCCCCTGAAGGGCACCAAGCCCGATTGGCAGATCTACACGGCGGTCGCCGAGCGCATGGGCCACCGCTGGGGCTACACGCATCCCGCCCAGATCATGGATGAGATCGCGCGCCTCACGCCGTTCTTCGCGGGGGTGAACTACGACCGCCTGGAGGGCTACGACACGCTGTGCTGGCCGGTGGCAGAGGACGGCACCGATCAGCCTCTGCTTTACACCGAGCGCTTCAACTTCCCCGACGGGAAGGCGCGGCTGTACGCCGGGGAGTACCGGCCCCGTCAGCACACGCCGGACGATACCTTCGACCTGCACCTGAACAGCGGGCGCATGCTGGAGCACTTCCACGAGGGGAACATGACCTTCCGCGTGGCGGGCATCACCGAGAAGACACCGGACGCGTTCGTGGAGATCAGTCCGGAACTGGCCGCCGAGCGCAATGTCCAGAGCGGGCAGTGGGCGCGGCTGGTCAGCGAGTACGGCGCGGTGCGCCTGCAGGTGCTCGTGACCGGGCGGGTCAGCGGGAATCAGGTGTTCGTGCCCATGAACGCCCGCAAGGCCGAGGACGCCGTGAACCGCCTGACCGGCTCGGGAGGCGACGCGACCACGAACACCCCGGCGTACAAGGACACCCGCGTGCGCCTGGAACTCCTGCACGACGTCGGCCCGAATCCGCTCCCTGCCTCGAACCCACGCTGGGGGCACCCGACGCCGCAGGATGGGGTGGAGGTCGAGCGCAAGTGGGCGCGGCCCGACTACGTGTTCCCGGGCGGGCTGCTGCCCATGCACGGCGACAGCCTGAACGCACGCGCGGACGCGCTGGGCGCCGATGACTGA
- a CDS encoding cation diffusion facilitator family transporter has translation MTVPSASQQSSQRASRLALGSILVAVVVLGLKFLAYLLTDSVALYSDALESIINVAAAVAAFAALRVAARPADANHPYGHTKAEYFSAVAEGVLIVLAAAAIVREALPVLMNPVAPEGGTGLVGLGVNLGASALNALWASVLLRHGRALRSPALLADGRHVMSDVVTSVGVLVGVLAARLTGLYWLDPLLAVLVALNILWSGWLLVRDSVGGLMDAAVDPESERRIRAAMSEAGAGALEMHDLRTRHAGSLTFIEFHMVVPGDMTVTEAHAICDRLEDAIRETTPDCSINIHVEPQEKAKHHGVLVL, from the coding sequence GTGACGGTCCCCTCCGCCTCCCAGCAGTCCTCCCAGCGTGCGTCCAGACTGGCGCTGGGCAGCATTCTCGTGGCCGTGGTGGTCCTGGGCCTGAAGTTCCTGGCGTACCTGCTCACGGACAGCGTGGCGCTGTATTCGGACGCGCTCGAGAGCATCATCAACGTCGCGGCGGCCGTCGCGGCGTTTGCGGCGCTGCGGGTTGCGGCCCGCCCGGCGGACGCCAACCACCCGTACGGGCACACGAAAGCGGAGTACTTCAGCGCAGTCGCCGAGGGCGTGCTGATCGTGCTGGCCGCCGCCGCGATCGTGCGCGAGGCGCTGCCGGTCCTGATGAATCCGGTGGCTCCCGAGGGCGGCACCGGGCTGGTCGGCCTGGGCGTGAACCTGGGGGCCAGCGCCCTGAACGCCCTGTGGGCGTCGGTGCTGCTGCGGCACGGGCGGGCGCTGCGCTCCCCGGCGCTGCTGGCCGACGGGCGGCACGTCATGAGCGACGTGGTGACCAGCGTGGGCGTGCTGGTCGGGGTGCTGGCCGCGCGCCTGACCGGACTGTACTGGCTGGACCCGCTGCTGGCGGTGCTGGTGGCGCTGAACATCCTCTGGAGCGGGTGGCTGCTCGTGCGTGACAGCGTGGGCGGCCTGATGGACGCCGCGGTCGATCCGGAGTCCGAACGCCGTATCCGCGCGGCCATGAGCGAGGCGGGAGCGGGCGCGCTGGAGATGCACGACCTGCGCACCCGGCACGCGGGCAGCCTGACGTTCATCGAGTTTCACATGGTGGTGCCGGGTGACATGACGGTCACGGAGGCGCATGCGATCTGCGACCGGTTGGAGGACGCCATCCGCGAGACGACCCCGGACTGCTCGATCAACATTCACGTCGAGCCGCAGGAGAAGGCCAAGCATCACGGCGTGCTGGTCCTGTAG
- a CDS encoding formate dehydrogenase accessory sulfurtransferase FdhD → MDAVAVEEPLELRLHTPGGPLPLGVLMRTPGHDRELLLGWLVAEGLLPDDLRLHPDAENPNVWHLHTPEFARLAAGARLAVSSSACGVCGSGSVERLMTRASPPSWAGGPLDVAWLSGLPEALAAAQPGFAATGGLHGAALFTPDGTRLAAFEDVGRHNAVDKLVGWAQAQGRLPLTDAVLVVSSRAGFEIVQKAVTAGVAVVVTVGAATSLAVDTAAAFGVTLCGFARGGRLTVYAGAGRLGRGPHEDSSSDA, encoded by the coding sequence GTGGACGCCGTGGCGGTCGAGGAACCGCTGGAACTGCGGCTGCACACGCCGGGTGGTCCGCTGCCGCTGGGGGTGCTGATGCGCACGCCCGGTCACGACCGCGAGCTGCTGCTGGGCTGGCTGGTCGCCGAGGGCCTGCTGCCGGACGACCTCAGGCTGCACCCTGACGCGGAGAACCCGAACGTGTGGCACCTGCACACGCCGGAGTTCGCGCGGCTCGCGGCGGGCGCGCGGCTGGCGGTGTCGTCCAGCGCGTGCGGGGTGTGCGGGTCGGGCAGCGTGGAACGCCTGATGACCCGCGCCTCTCCCCCATCCTGGGCGGGCGGCCCGCTGGACGTGGCGTGGCTCTCGGGCCTGCCGGAGGCACTCGCGGCGGCCCAGCCGGGCTTCGCGGCGACCGGCGGCCTGCACGGCGCGGCGCTGTTCACGCCGGACGGCACGCGGCTGGCCGCCTTCGAGGACGTGGGGCGGCACAACGCCGTGGACAAACTGGTGGGCTGGGCGCAGGCGCAGGGCCGCCTCCCGCTGACGGACGCCGTGCTGGTGGTCAGCAGCCGCGCGGGCTTCGAGATCGTGCAGAAGGCCGTCACGGCGGGCGTGGCGGTGGTCGTGACGGTGGGCGCGGCGACCAGCCTCGCGGTGGACACGGCGGCGGCGTTCGGCGTGACCCTGTGCGGCTTCGCACGTGGGGGACGCCTGACCGTGTACGCCGGAGCGGGGCGGCTGGGTCGCGGGCCACATGAGGATTCTTCGTCAGACGCGTGA